A segment of the Zingiber officinale cultivar Zhangliang chromosome 8B, Zo_v1.1, whole genome shotgun sequence genome:
AATGCGAAGAGAGTTATTCCTCCGCATAGTGAATGCATTAGAGAATCATTCAGCATTTTCTCAACATAGGGACGATGCTGTACGAAGAAAAGGGTTGTCGCCACTACAAAAATGCACCGCTGCGATTCGTCAACTGGCTTACGGAGTCCCCGCCGATCATCTTGACGAGTACCTACGTATGGGTGAATCAACTGCCATCAGGTGCCTTTTCAAACTCTGTGAATACGTTGTTGAAATATTTGGTGATAGGTACTTGAGAAGACCAAATGCTGATGATGTTCAACGTcttcttcaaatgcatgatgAGAGACATGACTTTCCTGGTATGTTAGGTAGCCTTGATTGTATGCACTGGAAATGGAAAAATTGTCCAGTTGCTTGGAAAGGTCAATTTACAAGGGGACATGGGTCACCAACAATCATACTTGAAGCGGTCGTGTCTCATGACTTGTGGATATGTCATGCATTTTTTGGGGTCGCCGGTTCACGTAACGATATTAACGTGTTATATGAATCTCCCATATTCAACAACGTCTTGCAAGGAAATATGCCGGAGATTAATTTCACGGTGAACGACACTACATATACGAAGGGCTATTATTTAACAGATGGAATATATCCCGAGTGGGCTACTTTTGTTAAGGCTTTTCCTTGCCCGGAGGATCCCAAGAggaagttatttaaggaaagacaGGAGTCTGCAAGAAAAGATGTTGAACGGGCATTTGGGGTGCTCCAATCTCGATGGGTGATTGTCAGAGGTCCAGCTCGGTATTGGTATAGGAAAAAGTTAAAACAAATCATGTTAGCATGCATTATTTTGCATAATATGATTGTTGAGGATGAGGGAGGTCGTGTGACAAATTGGTACAACGAAGAAGGTGACGAACCCGCACAACCTATCCATGGCTCAAACTGAGGATTTCAGGATTATCGTCGAACAAATTCTGAGCTACGTGACACTCAAGTTCATCACCAACTTCGCGCCGACTTAGTTGAGCATATTTGGGGGCAATACAACAACAATCCgtgaattaatatttaaaataaatgttgttTTCCCAACTTTGTAATTTTAGCCGCTCAGTTGTAATTTCGTTTTCCCAACTTTATAATTTTAGGTGttaattgtaatttcattttCCTAACTTTATAATTTTAGGTGTTCAGTTGTAATTTTAGTTTCCCAACTTTATAATTTCGTTTTCCTAACATTGTAATTTTGTTTTCTCACAAatatctattttatttaataaatatatttaaaaattaatattattttcgaaaaataataaaattatatttttaaacgtaaaattattattaaaataataataataatttaaatattttaaaacatatttattcAATATGGTATAATGTTAAAATGGGTGAGTGGACGGTGAGACCCATGAATAATGAGTATTAACGTTAAAAGGGATGTGGGTGAAAGAAGGATGTTGTTATAACGAGTATGTGACAGTGGGCCCCATACTTTTTGATGATGTGGTGGGTGTTATAACACTAGAGCATTGTGGATGCTAAGTCTCTTTTTCTATTTATGGCGGAAGCCACAATAAAAAGTCAAGGAGTTGTAAGAAAATATGGAAATGTATCTAAGTAATTGTAAAAAAGGGTGTGAGAACATCTACATAGTGAGACCTATTCAAGAGCTTGTTCGAAGTCAC
Coding sequences within it:
- the LOC122015618 gene encoding uncharacterized protein LOC122015618; the encoded protein is MSHSTGSSSSSSSSTSEDEVHVEIDEQAYDPGEELMLLVLLQHQQLMEAYQRRDTRRRRFVQRNREVGHERLVNDYFSITPVYHDEIFRRRFRMRRELFLRIVNALENHSAFSQHRDDAVRRKGLSPLQKCTAAIRQLAYGVPADHLDEYLRMGESTAIRCLFKLCEYVVEIFGDRYLRRPNADDVQRLLQMHDERHDFPGMLGSLDCMHWKWKNCPVAWKGQFTRGHGSPTIILEAVVSHDLWICHAFFGVAGSRNDINVLYESPIFNNVLQGNMPEINFTVNDTTYTKGYYLTDGIYPEWATFVKAFPCPEDPKRKLFKERQESARKDVERAFGVLQSRWVIVRGPARWIEARRWPEHQQVALGEAVGKKMGCSTNGTTATGSQKSTATTSVPKKKSGFEDLFAKK